A portion of the Echeneis naucrates chromosome 5, fEcheNa1.1, whole genome shotgun sequence genome contains these proteins:
- the nol8 gene encoding nucleolar protein 8 → MRRLYIGGLSHSVTQKDLKDRFGKFGDVQDVELRTRRDEEGVPYKTFGYINIDISDADLKKCLTVLNKSKWKGGTLQIETAKESFLHRLSEEQQAAREQRLHPPAAEDKTQKLLDSLSKAGVDNFTMKAAVPGTEIPGHKEWVVSKFGRVLPVLQLRYKKGNKARTLKYDPSKYSHNIRRLDRGDIDQPTPVAQLTWEVQGGDDDISKKRRGEFPPYEPPRTKRSRTNAVNSNNAVGRIRSEQTLRSVNHTEPHHFTNGFKPLTNHRPAQRKWTPLTDSDVDSDEEIRRLVAAQDTSHSALYQEVREDNLEVVGLDYLVKPQQKGRPDGEDEDDYDSADTDELFASRKPLPPPPSLQEKPPAPTADHLPGISTDRKRKAKKKSKAGLKEEEEEDDSADEEDLTSGKLEQQRQNSQLQASNLDSKSKKMAVPPVKPPSSESESDGEDEDDEELESADSDSCSDSDYEAMFSNVTCLEISLADLQRIAEDSQQTSETTVPSIPGDTETMSGPSDQPAPKKGTLPEDILASIMEDDSSDDEKKKKKKRKAVESTPLPAFLGTKTLNEGSETNNAQKQEKGRGSMGKKLKLDSEAPQVDHRGAAGKANRTLSEEKPPETEEMTTDSEQDEEEAKVVPNKAPKNAEKTTSSSSGSDDDIEDNEKKIISAVGAKKTGPVLAPHTESSSSEEEEEEEEEKQAPSRVALGPKEEEEMQKKANTRRLAAIQQRMKEAEEHKKLIQGALANLDTPAAGAGKHIVFGSDEEEDGDYEDQRQTTSEGPTSKKTLFQDSQSEDEATSDVASASKNTKRKQKPSGPQLFGGSEDEEDGDEEGDNSRFDIRPQFEGRAGQKLMALQSRFGTDERFRMDSRFLEEDEEDKESERMNSVTEEDEDLEQERKKNLSILQSVLGSSQQTYSSKTASKAKNFRDVSALHYDPSKEEHAVFETITDEAKESKSARRKKREEAQKLPEVSKEIYYDVSGDLKAVFGQTKDDVTGGEENTNWDQEEEEEEEEEEDKEGEPTMSSLILTHPTTKNEESSGFKFSFFGDDTEMESKETDYKVESIQAPKVSWQQDPRFHDSSEEEDEEQEENEEHINTTAVTTEEENTSKTDVSFFFFHPEDTRLTEGPRLFFRSTQLEDQREQWEERRTALRQEYRKKHKDARRKLKSTLKS, encoded by the exons ATGCGGCGGCTGTACATCGGCGGGTTGAGCCACTCAGTCACCCAGAAGGATCTGAAGGATCGGTTCGGAAAGTTTGGGGACGTGCAGGATGTGGAGCTGCGGACCAGGAGGGACGAGGAGG GAGTTCCTTACAAAACCTTTGGCTACATCAACATCGACATTTCAGATGCAGACCTGAAGAAAT GTCTGACAGTGCTGAACAAGTCCAAGTGGAAAGGAGGAACTCTGCAGATAGAAACAGCCAAGGAGAGTTTCTTACACAG gCTGTCGGAGGAGCAGCAGGCGGCTCGGGAGCAGCGTCTCCACCCTCCTGCAGCTGAGGACAAGACACAGAAGCTGCTGGACTCCCTGAGCAAAGCCGGGGTGGACAACTTCACCATGAAGGCTGCAGTGCCAGGAACTGAAATACCAGGACACAAG GAATGGGTGGTCAGTAAATTTGGTCGAGTCCTGCCCGTCCTGCAGCTCCGGTATAAGAAAGGGAACAAAGCTCGAACCCTGAAGTACGACCCGTCCAAATACAGCCACAACATCCGCCGGTTGGACCGAGGTGACATAGACCAGCCCACACCTGTCGCCCAGCTCACCTGGGAGGTGCAGGGTGGGGATGATGACATCAGCAAAAAGAGGCGGGGCGAGTTCCCTCCCTATGAGCCACCAAGAACCAAAAGAAGTCGGACAAACGCAGTCAACTCCAATAATGCTGTGGGAAGAATCAG GTCTGAGCAGACTCTTCGCTCTGTAAATCACACTGAGCCTCATCATTTCACCAACGGGTTTAAACCTCTGACCAACCACAGACCGGCTCAGAGGAAGTGGACGCCTTTGACTGACAGTGATGTCGATTCAGACGAAGAAATCCGCAGACTTGTGGCGGCTCAGGACACCTCCCATAGCGCACTGTACCAGGAAGTGAGGGAGGATAACCTGGAAGTGGTTGGACTGGACTATTTGGTGAAGCCGCAGCAGAAAG GTAGGCCAGACGGCGAAGACGAGGACGACTATGATTCAGCTGACACAGATGAACTCTTTGCATCCAGGAaacctcttcctccccctccatcgTTGCAAGAGAAACCTCCTGCGCCCACTGCAGATCACCTCCCAGGGatcagcacagacaggaagagaaaggcaaagaagaaaagtaaagCTGGActaaaagaggaggaggaggaggatgattcAGCAGATGAAGAAGACCTCACCTCTGGAAAGTTAGAACAGCAACGACAGAATTCTCAGCTACAAGCCAGCAACTTGGACAGTAAGAGTAAGAAAATGGCAGTTCCCCCTGTAAAGCCTCCTTCGTCAGAATCAGAGAGCGATggggaggatgaagatgatgaggagtTAGAATCAGCCGATTCTGATTCCTGTTCAGATTCTGATTACGAAGCCATGTTTTCTAATGTCACCTGTCTGGAGATCTCCCTGGCAGATCTGCAGAGGATAGCTGAAGACTCTCAGCAGACCTCTGAAACTACAGTTCCCAGCATCCCTGGTGACACTGAAACTATGTCAGGCCCTTCAGATCAACCTGCTCCCAAGAAAGGCACCCTGCCGGAGGACATCCTCGCCTCCATCATGGAGGACGACAGCAGCGATgacgagaagaagaagaagaagaaaagaaaagcagtcgAGTCGACTCCACTGCCTGCCTTCCTGGGGACGAAAACACTGAATGAGGGATCAGAAACAAACAACGCCCAGAAGcaagaaaaaggaagaggaagcatGGGCAAAAAACTGAAGCTGGACTCTGAAGCTCCTCAAGTGGAccacagaggagctgctggtAAAGCCAACAGGACCCTGAGTGAAGAGAAACCTCCAGAGACTGAGGAGATGACAACAGACAGTGAgcaggatgaggaagaggcAAAGGTAGTTCCAAACAAAGCTCCAAAAAATGCTGAGAAGACGACCAGCTCCTCTTCTGGCAGTGACGATGATATAGAGGACAATGAGAAAAAGATAATCTCTGCTGTAGGGGCTAAGAAAACCGGCCCTGTCCTTGCTCCTCACACTGAGTCCTCCtccagtgaggaggaggaggaggaggaggaggaaaagcaggCTCCTTCCAGGGTGGCTTTAGGACctaaggaagaagaagagatgcAGAAGAAGGCCAACACAAGGAGACTAGCTGCCATCCAGCAGAGAATGAAGGAAGCTGAAGAACACAAGAAGCTCATCCAGGGAGCTCTGGCCAacctg GATAccccagcagcaggagcagggaAACATATTGTCTTTGGttctgatgaggaggaggatggtgatTATGAGGATCAGCGACAGACGACCTCAGAGGGCCCAACATCGAAAAAGACCCTGTTCCAGGACAGCCAGTCAGAGGACGAGGCCACAAGTGATGTCGCATCAGCCAGcaagaacacaaaaagaaaacagaag CCGTCCGGCCCTCAGCTGTTTGGTGgcagtgaggatgaggaggatggtgatgaagaGGGGGATAACAGCAGGTTTGACATCAGGCCTCAGTTTGAAGGTCGAGCAGGTCAAAAG cTGATGGCGCTACAGTCTCGCTTCGGGACAGACGAGCGTTTCCGGATGGACTCTCGCTTCctggaggaggacgaggaggataAAGAGTCAG AAAGGATGAACAGTGTgacagaggaagatgaggatctggagcaggagaggaagaagaaccTATCCATCCTGCAGAGCGTCCTTGGAAGCAGCCAGCAAACCTACAGCAGCAAAACTGCCAGCAAGGCCAAGAACTTCAG agaTGTCTCGGCGCTGCATTATGACCCCAGCAAAGAGGAACATGCTGTATTTGAGACCATAACAGATGAAGCCAAGGAGAG CAAGTCAGccaggagaaagaagagagaagaggctCAGAAGCTCCCAGAAGTCTCCAAAGAGATTTATTACGACGTGTCCGGCGATCTTAAGGCTGTGTTTGGTCAGACAAAGGATGATGTcactggaggagaggaaaatacaaactgggaccaagaggaggaagaggaggaggaggaggaggaggacaaggaaGGAGAACCGACCATGTCATCTCTGATCCTAACTCATCCCACAACAAAGAATGAGGAGTCGTCTGGATTTAAGTTTTCCTTCTTTGGAgatgacacagaaatggaaagtAAAGAGACAG ACTACAAGGTGGAGAGCATCCAGGCTCCAAAGGTGTCATGGCAACAAGATCCACGTTTCCATGAcagctcagaggaggaagatgaagagcaggaggaaaatgAGGAGCATATCAACACCACAGCTGTAACCACAGA AGAGGAGAACACTTCAAAGACGGAcgtctccttcttcttcttccacccTGAAGACACCAGATTAACAG AGGGTCCGAGGTTGTTCTTTCGTTCAACTCAGCTGGAGGATCAGCGGGAGCAGTGGGAAGAACGCAGGACTGCACTCAGACAG gAGTACCGCAAGAAACACAAGGATGCACGGAGAAAACTGAAGTCCACGCTGAAGAGCTGA
- the ogna gene encoding osteoglycin, paralog a produces the protein MKAFLFTCMLVPWLVAASARTSDQDSQLIPGSLPGRELNGYFSDSLISRRARRALAPADEPDESPTPPPADAIDLPTCLLCVCLTGSVYCEEVSPDMTAVPTLPKETAYLYARFNKIKKISTKDFADILTLKRIDFTGNLISEIEDGAFSKLTLLEELSLAENKLVKLPTLPTKLTSFNANYNLLKTKGVKATAFKKLTKLTNLFLADNQLEAVPQIPESVRTLHLQNNNITEVSRDTFCRSNDTYYLRLSLSEVRLDGNPVLLSKYPDSFTCMKVLPVGRYR, from the exons ATGAAGGCTTTCTTATTCACCTGTATGCTGGTGCCATGGCTGGTGGCAGCCTCGGCCAGGACGTCTGACCAGGACTCACAGCTGATACCTGGATCTCTACCTGGCAGGGAGCTGAACGGATACTTCAGTGACAGTTTGATATCAAGGAGGGCTCGG AGGGCCCTGGCTCCTGCTGATGAACCTGATGAAAGCCCAACCCCACCGCCAGCAGACGCTATAG ACCTGCCCACctgcctgctgtgtgtgtgtctgaccgGCTCAGTCTACTGTGAGGAAGTCAGTCCGGACATGACTGCCGTTCCCACGCTGCCTAAAGAGACGGCCTACCTGTATGCCCGGTTCAACAAGATCAAAAAAATCAGCACCAAAGACTTTGCAGACATTT TGACTCTGAAGAGGATCGACTTCACGGGGAACCTGATTTCAGAGATTGAAGATGGGGCGTTTTCCAAGCTAACCTTGTTGGAGGAATTGTCTCTGGCTGAGAACAAACTGGTCAAACTTCCTACGCTCCCAACCAAACTCACATCTTTCAATGCCAACTATAACCTCCTCAAAACGAAGGGCGTCAAAGCCACTGCCTTCAAG AAACTAACCAAGCTGACCAACCTGTTCCTGGCCGACAACCAACTGGAGGCTGTTCCACAAATCCCAGAGAGCGTGCGGACTTTACATCTACAG AACAATAACATCACTGAAGTCAGCAGAGACACCTTCTGCAGGTCTAATGACACCTACTACCTACGGCTAAGCCTCAGCGAGGTGCGTTTGGATGGCAACCCCGTGTTGCTGTCCAAGTACCCTGACAGCTTCACCTGTATGAAGGTACTGCCTGTCGGACGGTACCGCTGA